The uncultured Sphaerochaeta sp. genome includes a window with the following:
- a CDS encoding MarR family winged helix-turn-helix transcriptional regulator, whose amino-acid sequence MKNKKSYGAANDLNLKALVTLSRCFQSVRRREMRTIKQVGLTAAQFGVLEILYHKGNLRIGEILEGTLSTGGNMTVVIENLEKTGFVVRYPDPQDGRASLIRITEKGFQLVENMFPGHVANIGGIFSVLSTEEKQQLVELLKKLGSSNG is encoded by the coding sequence ATGAAGAATAAGAAGTCGTATGGAGCCGCTAATGATTTGAATTTGAAAGCCTTGGTAACACTTTCACGATGTTTCCAATCGGTGAGGCGACGCGAGATGAGGACCATCAAGCAGGTAGGTCTAACAGCAGCCCAGTTCGGAGTGCTTGAGATTCTCTACCATAAAGGAAATCTTCGTATTGGTGAGATTCTTGAAGGAACACTCTCCACTGGCGGAAATATGACGGTGGTCATTGAGAATTTGGAAAAGACTGGATTTGTAGTGAGATACCCCGATCCCCAGGATGGAAGGGCGAGTCTCATACGTATAACCGAAAAGGGCTTTCAATTGGTGGAAAACATGTTTCCAGGCCATGTAGCGAATATCGGTGGTATTTTCAGTGTATTGAGTACAGAAGAGAAACAACAGCTTGTTGAGCTGCTGAAGAAGCTTGGTTCATCCAATGGATGA
- the wrbA gene encoding NAD(P)H:quinone oxidoreductase — MAKVNLAIVFYSMGGSNYQMAKWAAEAAKEAGAEVKLLKVAELASQSAIEENPAWKATVEATKDIPVATVDDLDWADAIIFSTPTRFGVMASQMKQFLDTTGGLWAQGKTVNKVVSAMSSAQNPHGGQEATILSLYTVMYHWGALVAAPGYTDPVLFAAGGNPYGTSATIGQDGKIVGDIEPAVKHQAKRTVSVAQAFKNGR, encoded by the coding sequence ATGGCTAAGGTAAATTTGGCAATAGTGTTTTATAGTATGGGTGGTTCGAACTATCAGATGGCAAAGTGGGCTGCCGAGGCCGCTAAGGAAGCTGGCGCTGAAGTGAAGCTGTTGAAGGTTGCGGAGCTTGCTTCTCAGTCCGCGATAGAGGAGAATCCCGCTTGGAAGGCTACCGTGGAGGCAACAAAGGATATTCCTGTTGCCACAGTAGATGATCTTGATTGGGCCGATGCCATCATTTTCAGTACTCCAACCCGATTCGGAGTCATGGCGTCTCAGATGAAGCAATTCCTCGATACAACAGGTGGACTTTGGGCTCAAGGCAAAACTGTAAACAAGGTGGTCAGCGCAATGTCTTCGGCACAGAATCCTCATGGTGGGCAAGAGGCTACCATCCTTTCCCTCTATACGGTCATGTACCACTGGGGTGCTCTAGTAGCAGCTCCCGGGTATACAGATCCGGTATTATTCGCTGCTGGTGGGAATCCCTATGGAACTTCCGCCACCATCGGTCAGGATGGGAAGATTGTCGGTGATATTGAACCTGCAGTCAAACATCAGGCTAAGAGAACTGTCTCCGTGGCACAGGCGTTCAAGAACGGTAGATAG
- a CDS encoding substrate-binding domain-containing protein: MKKTLGILLVLVILGSGALFAAGVQESGLTKVGIVNLPPEESGYRQANVEDMNAVFSEANGYDAKQTNTMDNSEQIAAAKGYIRDGVDYLLISAANASGWDDTLKSAKDAGIQVILFDRAIDTDPSNYQAAILSDMAYEGEKAVEWVLGLDLDEINLILIRGQMGSAAEIGRSAAVLDAAKAGKLNIVADGTGGDSWSLEEARKVVEAAIAAGKDFNVIYAQNDGMAQGAVQALEAAGISHGKGGKVKVIGFDFNRFALRNVQAGYWDADMQCNPRQAAQISEWIKSGKMPSGIVYQEELLLTTDTITDELIEKWGINADPGKGVITR; the protein is encoded by the coding sequence ATGAAAAAAACTCTAGGTATTTTATTGGTTCTGGTTATACTGGGATCGGGCGCTCTGTTCGCCGCTGGTGTGCAAGAATCTGGTCTAACTAAGGTTGGTATTGTAAATCTACCACCAGAAGAATCCGGATATCGTCAGGCTAATGTTGAAGACATGAATGCTGTATTCTCAGAAGCAAACGGCTATGACGCAAAACAGACCAACACCATGGACAACAGCGAGCAGATCGCTGCAGCAAAAGGCTACATCCGAGACGGAGTGGACTACCTCTTGATCTCAGCAGCAAACGCTTCTGGATGGGATGACACCTTGAAATCCGCAAAGGATGCAGGAATTCAGGTAATTCTCTTTGACCGCGCAATTGACACTGACCCCTCCAATTACCAGGCAGCAATCCTCTCGGATATGGCCTATGAAGGTGAAAAGGCAGTGGAATGGGTATTGGGACTTGATCTTGATGAGATCAACCTGATCCTTATTCGCGGACAGATGGGTTCTGCAGCAGAAATTGGCCGAAGTGCAGCAGTACTGGACGCCGCAAAAGCAGGCAAACTCAACATAGTTGCCGATGGAACCGGTGGAGACAGCTGGAGCCTTGAAGAAGCTCGTAAAGTTGTTGAAGCAGCAATTGCCGCAGGCAAGGATTTCAACGTCATCTACGCTCAGAACGATGGTATGGCACAAGGTGCCGTGCAGGCTCTTGAAGCAGCTGGAATCAGCCACGGTAAGGGTGGAAAGGTCAAGGTCATTGGATTTGACTTCAACCGCTTTGCACTCAGAAACGTACAGGCTGGTTACTGGGATGCTGACATGCAATGTAACCCACGTCAGGCAGCTCAGATCTCTGAATGGATCAAGAGTGGAAAGATGCCCAGTGGCATAGTCTACCAGGAAGAGTTGCTCTTAACTACTGACACGATTACTGATGAACTCATCGAGAAATGGGGAATCAATGCCGATCCAGGTAAAGGCGTAATCACAAGGTAA